In Hirschia baltica ATCC 49814, the genomic stretch ACATGTACCTGGCTCAGATTCATCAGCATTGACAACTAGATAGTGCGGGCGGTCTTTCACTTCTTTAGGCATGAAAGTCCATTTCAGGCCTGTTGGAAATCCAGCTCCGCCACGCCCTCGAAGACCTGAGTCTTTTATTTGATCGCAAATCCACTCAGGACCAAATTGCATAAGCTCTTTAGTTGAATTCCATGCGCCGCGTTGCTTCGCCCCTTCAAGGGACCAGTCATGATGACCATACAGGTTTGTAAAAATGCGATCTTTATCGAGCAGCATTACTTTTGCCCCTTGTTTGCGCGCACGTAAGTAATAATGGCAGGAATGGAAAATCCAGTTCCTGCTACTACGCCTATAGCGAGCCATATAATTTTATCAGTTGAAAGCCATGCAGCGACACCAGCACCAATGCACAGAGTTTCGAGCAGTGCTGGAACCAGCAATGCTTTTATCTGTGATTTTTGGTCTTGGTTGTTCATATTCGCCTTAGTCTTTCTTTGGTTTAGTTTCAGCTTTACGTTTTGAGAAATCAGTCTCGCCACCAGCCGCTAACAATCTTGATTGAGAAATCCACTCTTCGCGATCAACTCGGCCTTTGAAGCTTAAAAACGCATCTATCCATGCGACATTTTCTCTGTTCCAATCGGCAATTTGAGAAAAATGAAACACACCCAGTGAATTTAAAGTCTCTTCAATTTTGGGTCCGACACCTGAAATACGCTTTAAGTCATCTTTCACACCGTCATTTGGCGCGTCCAATGAAACAGGACGATTCACGTCTTCCAATGTCGGCTTAGCTGTTTCTTCACCTGAAGCCGTAGTTTCACTGTCGTCAGTCTCTTCTGATTTTTCATCAGCAACCAATTCGACTTTAACTTCTTCTTTTACTTCAGTAATTTCTTGCTCGGCCTCAACTTCAACGACCGCTTCTACAGGCGCACCAGGAATAACCGTAAGAGGCTTGGCCATGGAACCATCATAAAGGGTTTCGTCTAACAAAGAAGTAAGTCCACCTTCAGGCGCACTGTTCTTGCGGTCTGCTCGTGTGCCTGGCGCAGGATTTTTCCCAGCAACAAAATCATCAAGAAGAGACGTCATACTCGCTTCGTCTAAGTCTTCATAATAATAGTCGTTGATCTGTGCCATTGGTGCATTCACACATGCTCCTAAGCATTCAACTTCTTCCCAAGACAACTTTCCATTAGCACCGACATGACCTTTTTCACCGATCTTAGATTTGCATACTTTCATCAAATCATCTGATCCGCGTAACATGCACGGCGTTGTCCCACACACTTGTATGTGAAATTCACCAACAGGCTGCATACGAAACATTGTGTAAAAAGTCGCAACTTCGTAAAC encodes the following:
- the nuoE gene encoding NADH-quinone oxidoreductase subunit NuoE; the encoded protein is MSSIRRFDIEAGGESFAFKAETEEKIAFWLSKYPEERKRSAVIPMLWMAQKDNKGWLSEPAMREVADRLGMAYIRVYEVATFYTMFRMQPVGEFHIQVCGTTPCMLRGSDDLMKVCKSKIGEKGHVGANGKLSWEEVECLGACVNAPMAQINDYYYEDLDEASMTSLLDDFVAGKNPAPGTRADRKNSAPEGGLTSLLDETLYDGSMAKPLTVIPGAPVEAVVEVEAEQEITEVKEEVKVELVADEKSEETDDSETTASGEETAKPTLEDVNRPVSLDAPNDGVKDDLKRISGVGPKIEETLNSLGVFHFSQIADWNRENVAWIDAFLSFKGRVDREEWISQSRLLAAGGETDFSKRKAETKPKKD